In the genome of Anabaena cylindrica PCC 7122, the window GATTTGTTGTCTAGTTCTCCTAGTCGGCGGCGGCGCATTGCTTCTGGTGCTGGTTATAGAGAGGCAGATGTCAGTAAATTGGTGGCAGATTTCCAAAAAATGCGATCGCTCATGCAACAAATGGGTCAAGGTAACTTCCCCGGTATGCCAGGAATGTTTGGCGGTGGCAACCCCTTAGCGGCCGGTAATAGTCCCGGTGCAGGCTGGCGCGGTTATCCCGGCGGCGCAGCACCCGCGAAAAAGAAAAAGAAAGAGAAAAAGAAAAAAGGCTTTGGCACTCTGTGAAAATAGGTGATGGGTAATGGGTAATGGGTAATTGGTGATTGGGAGAGTATTTATCTTTCTTCTGCCTATTCCCTATTCCCTGTTCCCTATTCCCTTCCCCATTAATGCCTAGCAAGTGCTAAAATTGTCATTTCAGCATCAGAAGTTTTGAATAGAGGCCGTCTAGGCTAGTCACTTCTTCCTTAACCAGTCACAAAATAACTATAAACAGGAGAAAAATTTCTCAACATGATCAAACTGCGCTTGAAGCGATTCGGTAAAAAGCGGGAAGCAAGTTACCGCATTATTGCTATTAACGACCTTTCTCGCCGTGATGGTCGTCCCCTAGAAGAACTAGGTTTTTATAACCCCAGAACAGATGAAGTACGACTAGACGTTCCCGGTATTGTCAAGCGACTACAACAAGGGGCCCAACCCACCGACACCGTTCGTCGCATCCTCGTAAAAGCTAATGTTTTTGAACAGGTCCGTGCAACAGCCGCATCATAAGCTTGAAATGAAATCACCAATAGCCAGTCCTGACTATGTGGGACTGGTTCAGTTTCTTGTGCAACCGTTTTTAGAATCTCCAGAGTCTTTAAGCGTCGATTGTGAAATTTCTCCCACCCTCAAAAGGGCTTGGATTCGCATCGCCTTTGAAGCCACAGACAAAGGAAAAGTCTTTGGTCGGGGTGGACGCAATATTCAGGCGATTCGCACGGTAATTGCAGCAGCAGCAGAATTGGCGGGGCAATCAGTACACCTGGATATTTACGGCAGTAACTCCCAAAGTCGGGAGGGTATGTCTTTTGATGAAGAGCAGGAAGAAAGGATACCGCCACCAAAATCGAGAGAAAGAAGTGGAAATGTTCCCATGCCTGTTGCTAAACCTCGGTTTCGCTAGGTTTAAACGGGGAATTTTACACAGAGTCAATCAGTGATCAATTCTGGGAAAAATGTAGACAGGTGGCAACAAGATTGTCAAATATTTTCGGAATCTCTCGTTGCTATGACGGAGTTGTTAGTAAAGTATAGACATCTGTTGCCAGCCTACTCTCAGAATAATTCGTAATTCGTAATTAGAAATTAGAAATTGCCGAAACGACTGGGTTTACACTCAGCACTTAGCACTTTGCCAGAACTGTTTTAACGTGACTGATTTTTTAAGCATATTTTAAGTTAAGATAGTATGAATTCTTGTAAAGATTTAAAAAAATTATTTTGTTGCTTTCTTCAGAGAAATATCGTCATTTGTCAAGAACTGCTCCTCAACTAATTGTAAAAAAACTATGGCAGGTGCTTTAACAATTCAACTGCCTAACATTCCCAGTGCGATCGCTCTCGCGGGATATGGGGAAGCAAATCTCAAATTCCTCTCTCAACAAACAGGAGCTAGTTTAGTTTTACGGGGACAGGAACTGCTGATTACTGGAACAGACAAACAAGTTGAACTCACGGCGCAATTAGTGCGATCGCTCGAAAGTCTGTGGAGTAAAGGCAATAATATCTCAACTGCGGATATTTTAACAGCCCGTCAAGCCCTAGAGAGCGATCGGCAAGGTGAACTCCAAGACCTACAGCGAGACATCCTCTCCAAAACTCGCCGTGGTCAAGAAATCCGCGCCAAAACCTTTCGTCAAAGACAATACATCGAATCCATCCGCAAGCGTGACCTCACCTTTGGCATTGGCCCTGCGGGAACTGGTAAAACTTATCTCGCCGTTGTTGTAGCCGTTCAAGAACTCCTCGCCAATCAATTTGAACGCATAATCTTAACTCGTCCCGCAGTAGAAGCCGGTGAAAGACTAGGATTTTTACCTGGGGACTTACAACAAAAAGTAGATCCCTATCTCCGTCCTCTTTATGATGCTATTCACGAATTCATCGACCCCGAAAAAGTCCCCAACTTAATAGAACGTGGTGTAATTGAAGTAGCACCACTTGCCTATATGCGGGGACGTACATTAAACAACGCCTTTGTAATTGTCGATGAAGCTCAAAATACCACACCCGCACAAATGAAAATGGTTTTAACCCGCTTGGGTTTTGGTTCACGCATGGTAATTACAGGCGATATTACACAAACAGATTTGCCAATTCACCAACAATCAGGATTAACCATAGCTTTACAAATTCTGAAACACGTTGAAGGCATCGCCTTTTGTGAATTTACCCAAAAAGATGTAGTTCGTCATCCTCTAGTACAGCGTATTGTTGCCGCTTACGAACAACATGAAAAATAGTCAATTAGTCATCAGTTATTAGAAATAAA includes:
- the rpsP gene encoding 30S ribosomal protein S16, with protein sequence MIKLRLKRFGKKREASYRIIAINDLSRRDGRPLEELGFYNPRTDEVRLDVPGIVKRLQQGAQPTDTVRRILVKANVFEQVRATAAS
- a CDS encoding PhoH family protein, producing MAGALTIQLPNIPSAIALAGYGEANLKFLSQQTGASLVLRGQELLITGTDKQVELTAQLVRSLESLWSKGNNISTADILTARQALESDRQGELQDLQRDILSKTRRGQEIRAKTFRQRQYIESIRKRDLTFGIGPAGTGKTYLAVVVAVQELLANQFERIILTRPAVEAGERLGFLPGDLQQKVDPYLRPLYDAIHEFIDPEKVPNLIERGVIEVAPLAYMRGRTLNNAFVIVDEAQNTTPAQMKMVLTRLGFGSRMVITGDITQTDLPIHQQSGLTIALQILKHVEGIAFCEFTQKDVVRHPLVQRIVAAYEQHEK
- a CDS encoding KH domain-containing protein, yielding MKSPIASPDYVGLVQFLVQPFLESPESLSVDCEISPTLKRAWIRIAFEATDKGKVFGRGGRNIQAIRTVIAAAAELAGQSVHLDIYGSNSQSREGMSFDEEQEERIPPPKSRERSGNVPMPVAKPRFR